Proteins encoded by one window of Fodinicurvata sediminis DSM 21159:
- a CDS encoding potassium/proton antiporter has protein sequence MEFANQLIFMGGALLLVSILAGVLSSRIGAPLLLVFLGLGMFFGEDGPLGISFDNFDLAYLIGSLALAIILFDGGLRTPYRSIKLSWAPASLLATVGVIITSGLTGLFAWAVLDFGLLPSLLVGAIVGSTDAAAVFLLLHQRGMDLKRRVGTTLEVESGVNDPMAIFLTITLAELVSTGVTDITWDIAQSFLLQLGVGAAFGVLGGYALAWLVNKLELAPGLYPVFVIAGALVVFGGAQQLGGSGFLAVYLAGIIAGNKRLRANQLIRRFHDGIAWVCQIGMFLMLGFLVTPSSLLPDLLPAGLIALGLMFVARPLAVAICLAPFNFSREERLFIAWVGLRGAVPIFLAIIPLLQGVVGGMQYFNVAFIVVLSSLILQGWTVPLLARRLNIELPPAPEDKGKLDFELPSGFDREMVGYRIADTSPMVNKSIDALRVPDRVRILALLRENVVVPRQLIKTLKPNDYLLAVAPPEQVLLLDRQLLPRRRSGAKREDVTLGDFSFPGTTALGAISDVYDLPVTKQEREMPLADFLRKRLGKTVSVGDRLPLGAIELVVRDLNDEGITEVGIWLEPAQPQLLPERLIGLFHRATAVFRRGLPWVSTTHHEASADETEQAAQEGAPVPVKDGKS, from the coding sequence ATGGAATTTGCCAATCAACTGATATTCATGGGAGGCGCCCTGCTGCTGGTCAGTATTCTGGCGGGCGTGCTGTCCTCACGAATAGGTGCCCCTCTTCTGCTGGTCTTCCTTGGTCTCGGGATGTTCTTCGGTGAGGATGGGCCGCTTGGCATTTCCTTCGACAATTTCGATCTGGCCTATCTGATTGGCAGTCTGGCTCTGGCCATCATTCTGTTCGATGGCGGCCTGCGAACGCCCTACAGGTCCATCAAGCTTTCCTGGGCGCCGGCATCCCTGCTGGCCACAGTGGGAGTCATTATCACGTCTGGGTTGACTGGTCTGTTTGCCTGGGCCGTTTTGGATTTTGGACTGCTGCCCTCGCTGTTGGTAGGCGCGATCGTAGGCTCCACTGATGCCGCGGCGGTTTTCCTGCTGCTGCACCAACGCGGCATGGACCTAAAGCGCCGGGTTGGAACCACCCTCGAGGTGGAATCGGGCGTCAACGACCCCATGGCCATATTCCTGACCATTACACTGGCCGAACTCGTGTCCACGGGTGTCACGGACATTACCTGGGATATCGCCCAGAGCTTCCTGCTTCAGCTGGGGGTGGGCGCCGCCTTCGGGGTGCTGGGAGGGTATGCACTTGCCTGGCTGGTCAACAAGCTGGAGCTTGCGCCCGGCCTCTATCCCGTTTTCGTGATTGCCGGTGCGCTGGTCGTGTTCGGCGGTGCACAGCAACTTGGTGGCAGTGGCTTCCTTGCGGTTTACCTGGCCGGCATCATCGCGGGCAACAAACGCCTGCGGGCCAACCAACTGATCCGCAGGTTTCATGACGGAATTGCCTGGGTGTGTCAGATCGGGATGTTCCTGATGCTGGGTTTCCTGGTAACGCCCAGCAGTTTGCTGCCGGATCTCTTGCCTGCCGGTCTGATCGCCCTGGGACTCATGTTCGTCGCACGTCCGTTGGCTGTTGCGATCTGTCTTGCGCCCTTCAATTTCTCGCGAGAGGAACGCCTTTTCATCGCCTGGGTCGGGTTGCGCGGGGCCGTTCCGATCTTCCTTGCCATCATTCCGCTGCTCCAGGGTGTGGTCGGTGGCATGCAGTACTTCAATGTCGCCTTCATCGTGGTTCTCAGTTCACTGATCCTGCAGGGTTGGACGGTACCCCTTCTGGCCCGACGGCTGAACATCGAGCTGCCTCCCGCGCCCGAGGACAAGGGCAAGCTGGATTTCGAACTGCCTTCCGGCTTCGACCGGGAAATGGTGGGCTATCGCATCGCAGACACCAGTCCCATGGTGAACAAGTCGATCGACGCGCTGCGCGTGCCGGATCGGGTCCGCATCCTTGCGCTCCTGCGCGAGAATGTCGTGGTGCCGCGGCAGCTGATCAAAACCCTGAAGCCCAATGACTATCTTCTGGCCGTTGCACCACCGGAGCAGGTCCTGCTGCTGGACCGCCAGCTGCTGCCGCGTCGGCGCAGCGGGGCCAAACGCGAAGATGTGACCCTGGGTGATTTTTCCTTCCCCGGCACCACGGCACTTGGCGCGATTTCGGATGTCTATGACCTTCCGGTCACCAAGCAGGAACGCGAGATGCCCCTGGCCGATTTCCTGCGTAAACGTCTTGGCAAGACGGTTTCCGTGGGCGATCGCCTGCCCCTGGGGGCCATCGAACTGGTGGTGCGTGACCTGAATGACGAGGGGATAACCGAGGTCGGAATCTGGCTGGAACCGGCACAACCCCAGCTGTTGCCTGAACGCCTGATTGGCCTCTTCCATCGGGCGACTGCGGTCTTCCGCAGGGGTTTGCCGTGGGTTTCCACGACACACCACGAGGCGAGCGCCGATGAAACCGAGCAAGCGGCACAGGAGGGGGCGCCGGTACCTGTGAAGGACGGCAAGAGCTAG
- a CDS encoding hydroxymethylglutaryl-CoA lyase, which produces MSELPKAVRLVEVGPRDGLQNESAHLPAAVRADLIMRLAEAGLTHIEAGAFVSPRWVPQMAATAEVMSLLPQRPGVSYPVLVPNEKGLDAALEAGAREIAVFAAASQSFSQRNINCSIEASMERFAPVVERALDAGLKVRGYVSCVLGCPYEGEIDSSAVAWVARELRGLGCYEISLGDTIGVGTPGRARALVKRVSQDVPLPELAVHFHDTYGQALANIYACLLEGVSVVDASVAGLGGCPYAAGASGNVASEDVVYMLNGLGIRSGIDLDRLVAAGNFISEQIGQSSRSRVALARGGAVAREEV; this is translated from the coding sequence ATGAGTGAGTTGCCGAAGGCCGTTCGGCTTGTCGAGGTTGGTCCGCGAGACGGCCTGCAGAACGAGTCGGCCCACCTGCCGGCCGCTGTGCGGGCGGATCTGATCATGCGGCTGGCAGAAGCCGGATTGACCCATATCGAGGCCGGGGCCTTTGTCAGCCCGCGCTGGGTGCCTCAGATGGCGGCCACGGCCGAGGTGATGTCATTGCTGCCGCAAAGGCCGGGTGTCAGCTACCCTGTGCTGGTGCCCAACGAGAAGGGCCTGGATGCGGCGCTCGAGGCCGGGGCCAGGGAGATCGCGGTCTTTGCTGCTGCCTCCCAGAGTTTTTCCCAGCGCAATATCAACTGTTCCATAGAGGCCTCGATGGAACGCTTTGCCCCTGTGGTCGAGCGGGCGCTGGACGCGGGCCTGAAGGTCCGAGGCTATGTCTCCTGTGTATTGGGGTGCCCCTACGAAGGTGAAATCGACTCGAGTGCGGTGGCCTGGGTGGCGCGGGAGCTGCGTGGGCTCGGCTGTTATGAAATCTCGCTGGGGGACACAATTGGAGTCGGCACCCCCGGCCGTGCGCGCGCCTTGGTCAAACGGGTCTCGCAGGATGTTCCCCTGCCGGAACTGGCAGTCCATTTTCACGACACCTATGGCCAGGCCTTGGCCAATATCTATGCCTGTCTGCTGGAAGGAGTCTCTGTGGTGGATGCTTCGGTGGCAGGTCTCGGCGGCTGCCCCTATGCGGCCGGCGCCAGCGGCAATGTTGCCAGTGAGGATGTGGTCTACATGTTGAATGGTCTCGGGATTCGCAGCGGGATTGATCTGGATCGTCTGGTTGCGGCCGGAAACTTCATTTCGGAGCAGATTGGCCAGTCCTCGCGCTCACGTGTTGCCCTGGCGCGGGGCGGAGCTGTAGCTCGCGAAGAGGTGTAG
- a CDS encoding DUF1489 family protein gives MAELHLIKLSVGSESVESLKAFQEERLAVAGGLWHDTRMIPRRRGELLEGGSIYWVIKGLVQARQPLEDIEERSDDSGRSYARLVLRPGLLRVAPRRQRPFQGWRYLTAAQAPADLGETGDTLSEAPPEMLAELRELGLL, from the coding sequence TTGGCTGAGTTGCATCTGATCAAGCTGTCTGTCGGCAGCGAATCGGTCGAGAGCCTGAAGGCGTTCCAGGAAGAACGCCTAGCTGTTGCTGGAGGCCTTTGGCACGACACCCGTATGATCCCACGCCGCCGGGGCGAGCTTCTGGAAGGCGGCTCGATCTACTGGGTGATCAAGGGGCTGGTGCAGGCACGCCAGCCACTGGAGGACATAGAGGAGCGGAGCGATGACTCCGGCCGTTCCTATGCGCGCCTTGTTTTGAGGCCAGGTCTGCTGCGTGTGGCGCCACGTCGGCAGCGGCCTTTCCAGGGGTGGCGTTACCTGACGGCTGCACAGGCGCCAGCCGACCTGGGCGAGACCGGGGATACCCTGTCCGAGGCACCGCCGGAGATGCTGGCCGAACTGCGGGAGTTGGGACTGTTGTGA